One Nicotiana sylvestris chromosome 12, ASM39365v2, whole genome shotgun sequence genomic window carries:
- the LOC138883789 gene encoding uncharacterized protein yields MNGVVEAANENIKKILRKMVENHKQWHEKLLFSLLGFFTTACTSTRATPYMLVYGTNVVIPAEVEIHSLRIIQEAELSDAKWIRSRYEQLAHIDGKMMNTVCHGQFYHNRMSRAFNNRVKPRQFAPENRY; encoded by the coding sequence atgaacggagtcgtagaagccgccaacgaaaacatcaagaagatattaaggaagatggtagaaaaccacaagcaatggcacgagaaactaCTCTTTTCTTTGTTGGGATTCTTCACTACAGCTTgcacatcaaccagggcaacaccctacatgctggtttatggtaccaacgttgtcatcccagccgaggtagagatccattctttaaggatcatacaggaagccgaacttaGCGATGCAaaatggataaggagtcgctatgagcaattggcccATATAGATGGAAAAATGATGAACACAGTATGCCACGGTCAAttttatcataacagaatgtccagagctttcaacaataGGGTGaaaccaagacagtttgcaccGGAGAACCGGTactga